CGGCGAGCAGATCCAGGCGCTGTACCGCCGCATCGTGGCCGCCGACTTCACCGAGGGCAGCGGCAGCTACGAGCAGCACGACGTGGCCGAGGCCTACCTGCAGCGCATCGTCGGCGACATCAAGCTGGCGCGCCCGCTCAAGATCGTGGTCGACACCGGCAACGGCGTGGCGGGCGAACTCGCGCCGCGCCTTTTCAAAGCGCTCGGCTGCGAACTGGTCGAGCTGTTCACCGAGATCGACGGCCACTTCCCGAACCACCATCCGGACCCGGCGCACCCCGAGAACCTGCAGGACGTGATCCGTGCGCTGAAGGAAACCGACGCCGAGATCGGCTTCGCGTTCGACGGCGACGGCGACCGCCTCGGCGTGGTTACCAAGGACGGCCAGATCATCTATCCGGACCGCCAGATGATGCTGTTCGCCGAGGAAGTGCTGTCGCGCAACCCGGGCGCGCAGATCATCTACGACGTCAAATGCACGCGCAACCTCGCGCAGTGGATTCGCGACAAGGGCGGCGAGCCGCTGATGTGGAAGACCGGCCACTCGCTCGTGAAGGCCAAGCTGCGCGAGACCGGCGCGCCGCTGGCCGGCGAGATGAGCGGCCACGTGTTCTTCAAGGACCGCTGGTACGGCTTCGACGACGGCCTCTACACCGGCGCGCGCCTGCTCGAGATCCTCGCGCGCGTGGCCGATCCGAGCGCGCTGCTGAACGGCCTGCCGAACGCGGAATCGACGCCGGAGCTGCAGCTGAAGCTCGAGGAAGGCGAGAACGTCGCGCTGATCGAGAAGCTGCGCGCGAACGCGAAGTTCGACGGCGCCGACGAGGTCGTCACGATCGACGGGCTGCGCGTCGAGTACCCGGACGGCTTCGGCCTCGCGCGCTCGTCGAACACCACGCCGGTGGTGGTGCTGCGCTTCGAGGCGAACACCGCCGAGGCGCTCGCGCGGATCCAGGACGATTTCCGCCGCGCGCTGACGGCCGCCAAGCCCGACGCCAAGCTGCCGTTCTGACGCGGCGGGCCCGCGCGTCGGCGCGCCGTTCGGGGCGCCGGCGCCTGCCCGCGACGGGGCGCCGTGGTCCGCCATGGCCGGCGGCCCGGCCGCCGCGGTCCGCCCCCCGCCATTCCTCCCGCACGGCGCCCGCTGCCTGCGCCGTGTCCTGCCTCCACGGGACAAAATCCGGGACAAAGCCGGCCGACGCGATAAAATCGCGTCTTTCGGTCCGTACCGGCCTCTCGCCGTATTTTTCCAGCGTGCAAAAAATTCTGATCGTGCGCGTGTCGTCGCTCGGCGACGTCGTCCACAACATGCCGGCCATCGCCGACATTCACCGGCACCATCCGGACGCGCAGATCGACTGGCTGGTCGAGGAAAGCTTCGTCGATCTGGTCAAGCTCGTGCGCGGCGTACACGGCGTGCTGCCGTTCTCGCTGCGGCGCTGGCGCAAGTCGCTCGGCAGCGCGCGCACCTGGCGCGAGATCGCCGCGTTTCGCCGGCGCATCGCGGGCGAGCGCTACGACCTCGTGATCGACTGCCAGGGCCTCATCAAGAGCGCGTGGGTGGCGAGCTGGGCGCGCGGCCCGCTGGTCGGGCTCGGCAACCGCACCGACGGCGCCGGCTACGAATGGCCGGCGCGCTTCTTCTACCGCCGCCGCGTGCCGATCGCGCCGCGCACGCACGTGGTCGAGCGCACGCGCGAGCTGGTGGCCGCGGCGCTCGGCGAGCCCGCGCCGACGCCTGCCGACGAACTCGATTTCGGTCTTGACACGCATCAGGCAGCGCGCGCGCTTGCCTCGTTCCAGCTCAATCTTCCAGTACCCTACGTCGTGTTCGTCCATGCGACTTCGCGCGCCGACAAGCAGTGGCCCGACGCCGCCTGGATCGAACTCGGCCAGGCGCTCGTGCGGCGCGGCGCGTCGCTGGTGCTGCCGTGGGGCAGCGACGCGGAGCGCGTGACGAGCGAACGTCTCGCGAAGGAGTTCGGCGCGGCCGCGATCGTGCCGCCGAAGCTGTCGCTGCCGGCCGTGGTCGGGCTGATCGACGGCGCGGCCGCCACCGTCGGCGTCGATACGGGCCTCGTCCACATCGCGGCGGCGCTCAAGCGGCCCACCGTCGAGCTGTACAATTTCGCGACCGCATGGCGCACGGGCGGCTACTGGTCGCCGAACGTCGTCAATCTCGGCACGGCCGGCGCGCCGCCCTCGCTGTCCCAGGTGAAGGGCGCGCTCGCGTCGTTCGGCCTCCTGTAACGGTGTGTTCATGACCGAATCCCAGATCCTCGAAATCGCCTCGGCCGACTGGCGCGGCGAGCAGCTGGCCGTGCCGCGCGAGCAGCTGCTCGCCGCGCTCGAGACCGGCCGCGTGCTGTATTTCCCGAACCTGCGTTTCGCGATCGACGGCGGCGAGGAAGCGTTGCTCGATCCGGCGCTGGCCGATCCGAAGCGCAAGAACATCAGCCTCGCGCCGGACGGCAGCGCGGTGGCCGGCGTGCAGGGCGACGCGGTCACGCAGTCGGCCGTGCGCGCGCTGGTGGCGCGCTTCAAGCAGCAGGCCGGCACGCTGGTGGACGGCCTCTTTCCCGAGTATCGCGGCAAGCTGCGGATGGCGCCGACCAGCCTGCGCCTGCGCCAGGTCGAGACGCGCGAGACCTCGTGGCGCAAGGACGACAGCCGGCTGCACGTGGACGCGTTCCCGTCGCGGCCGAACTACGGCGAGCGGATCCTGCGCGTGTTCGCCAACGTCAACCCGGCCGGCGTGCCGCGCGTGTGGCGCGTGGGCGAGCCGTTCGAGGACGTCGCCAGACGCTTCCTGCCCGGCATCCGCCCGCAGCTGCCCGGCTCGGCCTGGCTGCTCGACCTGCTGCACGTGACGAAGTCGAGGCGCAGCGCCTACGATCACCTGATGCTGCATCTGCACGACGCGATGAAGGCCGACCTCGACTACCAGCGCACGAGCCCGCAGCAGACCATGCCGTTCCCGTCCGGCTGCGTCTGGATCTGTTTCTCGGACCAGACTTCGCACGCGGTGATGTCGGGCCAGTTCATGATGGAGCAAACCTTCTTCCTGCCGGTCAAGGCGATGGCGCGGCCCGAATGCGCGCCGCTCGGCATCCTCGAACGCCTGCAGCAGCGCGCGCTCGTCTGAACGCGGCGAACCGAACGGAAATCACGATGATGTCCTCATGTTGAGAGCGGTGTATCGCGCGCTTTGGTGGATCGTCGCGCCCGCCGCGGTGCTGCGGCTGTTCTGGCGGTCGCGCCGCGAGCACGGCTATCGCGAGCATATCGGCGAGCGCTTCGGCCATCTCGCGCCGGCGATGCGCGCCGCGCGCAGCCCCGACGACGGCGCGCCGCTGATCTGGGTCCACGCGGTGTCGGTCGGCGAGACGCGTGCCGCGCAGCCGCTCGTCGAGGCGCTGCTGGCCGCGCGGCCCGACGCGAAGCTGCTCGTCACGCACATGACGCCGAGCGGGCGCGCCACCGGCGAGCAACTGTTCGGCACGCGCGTGCTGCGCGCCTATCTCCCGTATGACATGCCGCATCTGGTGCGCCGCTTCCTGCGCGCCTGGCGGCCCGCGCTCGGGCTCGTGATGGAGACCGAGGTCTGGCCGACGCTGATCGACGAATGTCGGCGCGCCGCGGTGCCGCTGGTGCTGACCAACGCGCGGATGTCGGCGCGCTCGTTCCGGCGCGCCGCGAAGTTCGGCCCGGCGGCGCGCGAGGTGTTCGGCGGCTTCTCGCGCGTGCTCGCGCAGAGCCCGTCCGACGCCGAGCGGCTGATGGCGCTCGGCGCGCGCAACGTGGTGGTGCTCGGCAACCTGAAGTTCGACATGAGTACGCCGCCCGAGCTGGCCGCGCGCGGTCGCGCTTGGCGCGAGGCGATCGGCCGCCGGCCCGTGTGGGTGGCGGCCAGCACGCGCGAGGGCGAGGAGGCGCTGGTGCTGCGCGCGTTCGCGGCGCTGAAGACGCCCGGTGCGCTGCTGATCCTGGTGCCGCGCCATCCGCAGCGCTTCGACGAGGTGGCCGCGCTGGCCGCGCGCGAGGGGCTCGCGCTCGAACGGCGCTCGACGCGCTGGGCGCCCGGCGTGGCCGCGGCGGCGGGCGGCACGGCCGCGCCGCTCGAGGCCGGCGTGGCGGTGCTGCTCGGCGACTCGATGGGCGAGCTCGGCGCCTACTACGCGGCTGCCGACGTGGCGTTCGTCGGCGGCAGCCTGCTGCCGCTCGGCGGCCAGAACCTGATCGAGGCCTGCGCGGTGGGCGTGCCGGTGCTGATCGGGCCGCACGTCTTCAACTTCACGCAGGCCACCGCCGACGCGGTGGCGGCCGGCGCCGCCGCGCAGGTGCGGGACCCGGACGAACTGGCGACGGTGCTCGACGCGCTGTTCGCCGACCCGGCGCGGCGCACCGCGATGGGCGCGGCCGGCGCCGCGTTCGCGGCACGCCATCGCGGCGCGACCGCGCGCACCGTCGACGTGCTGACCGCGCTGCTGCCGCCCGGCGGCGCGGCCGTGCCGGGTCATCACGGCGAGGGCGACGCGAGCGACGGCGGCGGCAGCGGCGAGCCCGAGCCGGCCTGAATCCGGGCCCGGGTCCGACACGCGCAGCGGCTTTCGCGGCGCTCCCCCGCCGGCGGCCCGGGCCGCCGCGCTTCCCTCCGGGCCGTCAGGCCGCCAGCAATCCCTTCTTCTCGATGAACGCGACCACCTCGGCGACGCCGTCGAGCGCCTTCAGGTTCGTCATCACGTAGGGCCGCTCGCCGCGCATCTTGCGCGTGTCGGAGGCCATCACGTCGAGGTTCGCGCCGACCAGCGGCGCGAGGTCGGTCTTGTTGATCACGAGCAGGTCCGACTTGGTG
The genomic region above belongs to Burkholderia plantarii and contains:
- a CDS encoding phosphomannomutase/phosphoglucomutase, translating into MISQSIFKAYDIRGVIGKTLDAETARSIGRAFGSEVRAQGGDAVVVARDGRLSGPELIGALADGLRAAGVDVVDVGMVPTPVGYFAASVPLPLAAGERRVDSCIVVTGSHNPPDYNGFKMVLRGAAIYGEQIQALYRRIVAADFTEGSGSYEQHDVAEAYLQRIVGDIKLARPLKIVVDTGNGVAGELAPRLFKALGCELVELFTEIDGHFPNHHPDPAHPENLQDVIRALKETDAEIGFAFDGDGDRLGVVTKDGQIIYPDRQMMLFAEEVLSRNPGAQIIYDVKCTRNLAQWIRDKGGEPLMWKTGHSLVKAKLRETGAPLAGEMSGHVFFKDRWYGFDDGLYTGARLLEILARVADPSALLNGLPNAESTPELQLKLEEGENVALIEKLRANAKFDGADEVVTIDGLRVEYPDGFGLARSSNTTPVVVLRFEANTAEALARIQDDFRRALTAAKPDAKLPF
- the waaC gene encoding lipopolysaccharide heptosyltransferase I, whose protein sequence is MQKILIVRVSSLGDVVHNMPAIADIHRHHPDAQIDWLVEESFVDLVKLVRGVHGVLPFSLRRWRKSLGSARTWREIAAFRRRIAGERYDLVIDCQGLIKSAWVASWARGPLVGLGNRTDGAGYEWPARFFYRRRVPIAPRTHVVERTRELVAAALGEPAPTPADELDFGLDTHQAARALASFQLNLPVPYVVFVHATSRADKQWPDAAWIELGQALVRRGASLVLPWGSDAERVTSERLAKEFGAAAIVPPKLSLPAVVGLIDGAAATVGVDTGLVHIAAALKRPTVELYNFATAWRTGGYWSPNVVNLGTAGAPPSLSQVKGALASFGLL
- a CDS encoding Kdo hydroxylase family protein — protein: MTESQILEIASADWRGEQLAVPREQLLAALETGRVLYFPNLRFAIDGGEEALLDPALADPKRKNISLAPDGSAVAGVQGDAVTQSAVRALVARFKQQAGTLVDGLFPEYRGKLRMAPTSLRLRQVETRETSWRKDDSRLHVDAFPSRPNYGERILRVFANVNPAGVPRVWRVGEPFEDVARRFLPGIRPQLPGSAWLLDLLHVTKSRRSAYDHLMLHLHDAMKADLDYQRTSPQQTMPFPSGCVWICFSDQTSHAVMSGQFMMEQTFFLPVKAMARPECAPLGILERLQQRALV
- the waaA gene encoding lipid IV(A) 3-deoxy-D-manno-octulosonic acid transferase, encoding MLRAVYRALWWIVAPAAVLRLFWRSRREHGYREHIGERFGHLAPAMRAARSPDDGAPLIWVHAVSVGETRAAQPLVEALLAARPDAKLLVTHMTPSGRATGEQLFGTRVLRAYLPYDMPHLVRRFLRAWRPALGLVMETEVWPTLIDECRRAAVPLVLTNARMSARSFRRAAKFGPAAREVFGGFSRVLAQSPSDAERLMALGARNVVVLGNLKFDMSTPPELAARGRAWREAIGRRPVWVAASTREGEEALVLRAFAALKTPGALLILVPRHPQRFDEVAALAAREGLALERRSTRWAPGVAAAAGGTAAPLEAGVAVLLGDSMGELGAYYAAADVAFVGGSLLPLGGQNLIEACAVGVPVLIGPHVFNFTQATADAVAAGAAAQVRDPDELATVLDALFADPARRTAMGAAGAAFAARHRGATARTVDVLTALLPPGGAAVPGHHGEGDASDGGGSGEPEPA